The Spirosoma sp. SC4-14 DNA window AGTACGGTCATATTTGGGAAGAGGGCCGTATCCTGAAAAACATACCCGATTGACCGTTGTTGCGGAGCAAGATTAATGCGCCTGTCGGTGTCGAGCCATAGGCTGTCATTAACCTCAATCTGACCACGTTTGGGCGTTTCGAGCCCGGCCAGCAACCGCAGCAGCGTTGTCTTTCCCGAGCCCGACGGCCCTACCAGCGCAGTCAGGCTTCCGGTTGGGAGGGTAAACTGAACCTGAAGCTCTGTTACGCCTTCCGAAAATAATCGTGGCATAGTCACATCCAGTCGAATCATACGGTAACGCGTTTGTTAATGCCATAAACCAAAAGCAGAACCAGGAAGGAGATTCCCAGCAACAGGGCCGCGTAGGTATGTGCCGACTCAAAATGTAATAACTCCACTTCATCGTAAATAGCAATAGAGGCAACGCGGGTTTGACCGGGCAGGTTTCCGCCAATCATGAGCACCAGGCCAAATTCGCCGATGGTATGCGCAAACGACAGCACAATTCCGGTCAGCAGAGCCGGTTTACAGTTCGGAAGCAAAACACGCCAGAGCGTGCGGGTTGGCGATTGGCCGAGGGTGTACGCCACTTCGCGCCAGGAAGCGGGTAAGTTTTCGAGTCCGGCCTGAATCGGATGAACCATAAAAGGCAGGCTATAGAGCAGCGAAGCAATTACCAGGCCTTCGAACGAAAAAACCAACTGAACATTAATTGTGTGCAACAGCCAGGCTCCCAGCCAGCTTGTTGGGCTGAAGGCGAGCAATAAATAAAAACCAACTACCGATGGCGGGAGTACGAGCGGAAGGCTAATCAGCGTTTCGACCACCGGTTTAAGCTGGAACTGGCTAAGGGCCAGCCAGCCAGCCAGCGGTATGCCGAGCAGCAATAAAATTCCTGTAGTAATACTGGCCAGTCGCAACGTAAGCCAGATCGGTTCCCAGTCAATGGGCATAGGAGAGGGGGCGGTTTATGGTTTACGGTTTACGGTTGCGCTGCCTAAGAAGGGTGTATGCTGATAAGCGGAGCAAGCATAAACCGTAAACCCTTAGGGTACACGATAGCCGAACTGTTGCAAAATACGGCGGGCATTCGGGCCGCGCAAAAACTGAACAAATTCCTGAGCCGCCTTGCTTTCGCTGGTTCGTTTTAGTACAACAACACCCTGGGCAATGGGCGAGTAGCTTTTAGATGGTAACTCAAGCCAGTGGCCGCGCTCTTTCAGACTCGAATCCAGCACAACCGATTTTGCCGTAAAGCCGACTTCTGCCGATCTTGATAAAATATACTGATTGACCTGAGCAATGCTTTCGCCATAGACGATTTTGGTACGGATGGATTGGGGCAATCGGGCTTGTTTGAGTACACTCTCAGCCGCTTCGCCATAAGGCGCTTTGGCTGGATTGGCTATGGCAATATGCCGTACGGCCGGATTTTGCAGCATTTTCAGATCTGCCGACAGAGGCAGGTTGCCCATTGTCCAGAGAACAAGCGTGCCGTAAGCATAAACAAGGGGAGCCTGTTGAGTCAGCTTTTGCCTGAAAAGCGTTTCCGGGTAATTCATATCGGCCGATAAAAACACATCGTAAGGAGCACCCTGCTGAATCTGCGTAGTGAGTTTGCCCGATGAGCTGACAATCGACTCTACGGTGATACCCGTTTTTTTCTGGAACTCCATTCGAAGTTTTTCCATAACAAACTGGGCATTGGCGGCAACCGCCACCCGGATTGTTTGGGCCCGAAGGCCAACAGGCCAAAGTAAAAAGAAAAGAACCAGTTTTTTCATGAACTCGCAATGGAAATCAGAAACGAGATAGCCCAGAAAGGTCTAACTTCGTTATGGTTAAACAAATATAACGAGCGTAAGACAAAATCAAAGGCTGCGTTAGACTCGAAAAAAGGTATAGTCTGCTTTTTTGGTGGAGTTTTATGAGGGCTATTACCAGATTAATAGTTGATTATAATTCGTATCTGGTCGCACCTATGGCCGCTTTCGACTTGTTGTAAGAAGGACTATCGACTTACATTATGACTGTTTTATTAGTTGAGGATGACGCTAATCTAACTGACTTTATTCAAAAAGGACTACAAGCTGAAGGTATGCAGGTGACGGTAGTTTACGATGGCTTTATCGGTAAACTTACCATCGACGAACGAGCATTTGATGTGGTAGTGCTTGATGTGAATCTGCCCAGCATCAATGGGTATGAATTATGCGAACACATCAAAAAAACGCGGCCTGGGGTGCCGGTTCTATTGCTGACGGCTTTGGGGAGCTTATCGCACAAAGTAGTTGGTTTTGGTGCGGGTGCCGACGATTATCTGGCCAAACCGTTTGAATTTCAGGAACTGGTGCTTCGTCTGAAAGCCCTTGCCCGACGGCCCATATCGGTTGATGTGCGCTCAACAAAACTTAAAATGGCCGATCTGGAACTGGATGTCGATGCCCGGTTGGTTACTCGGGCCGGAAAGCTGATCGCGCTAACTGCTCGTGAGTATGCGCTGCTCGAATACCTGATGCGGAATGCCGGACGGATCGTTAACCGGATCGACATCCTTCAGCAAGTTTGGGAGTTGAACTTCGACACCAATACCAATATTGTAGACGTTTACATTAACTACCTGCGTCGAAAAATCGACAAGGATTTTGAGCCGAAATTGTTGCATACAGTGATTGGTATGGGCTATCAACTTCGGTACGAATCATGACCATTCGCCAGCGGATAACCATTGCCTTTACGGTTGTTGTGGTCACGTTGTTTGCGTTGTTTTCGCTGTTTATCTATACGACCTACAGTAGTTACCGATACACGCTGTTTATGAGTCGGCTCGAACGGCGGGCCGAAGCAACGAAAACGTTTCTGACCGACCGGCCAACCTTTCGGGGCACTATCATCATTACGCTGACTGAGCAGTATGAGGCTCTGTTCGATCAGGACGACACTATTATTTATTCGTCGGCTGAAGAAAACGATTATGTTCCTACTCCGAAATTTCTGGAAAAAGTCAGGCAGGAACACCTGATCAAATTCAGGTATCGAACTCCGTCCTGGACGAGCCAGAAAGAAGGTGTTGCTCTGGCGTTTGTTCAGGATAGTAAAACCTATGTTGCTATCGTAACAGCCTATGATTTACATGGTCATCAGGCTGGGCGGTCGCTGGTACTCAGTCTGGTTGTGGGTAATGTGCTGGCGTTGCTGGTAATTGCGCTAAGCGGGCTGTGGCTTTCCGATCGGGCCATGCGACCATTCGACCGGCTGATTACGCAAATTGACCAGGCTCCCATTGATGATTTCGCCTTTCGACTTCGAATGGGCAAACGGCCTAATGAAGCAAATCGGATTGCGGGCTCGTTTAATTCACTATTAGGCAGGTTGCAGGAACTGGCCAAAAGTCAGCACCAGTTTGTTAACTATGCATCGCACGAACTCCGAACCCCACTGGCTGTGGTGAAAGGGCATCTGGAAACAGCGATGGCCTATGAAAACATGCTGCCGGGCGTTCGGATCAGCGTAGGTATTGCTCTGACGAGACTCAACACGGCTATCGATCTGGCTAATGCCTTACTCAAACTGGCCGAAATTGAAGGAATCGATTCGGGGGCTCTCTGGGAAGAGGTTAATGTGGCCGATCTGGTGATGGACACTGTGCAAATGCTGGAGCAGGCTTATCCCGGACAGGTGATTCACGTTCAGTTTTCCGATGCCTTTATTGCCAACAGTACCGAAGGGCAGGTGCGGGGTATCCCGAATCTGTTGCAAACAGCAGTTGGTAATGTGGCCGATAATGCCTGTAAGTATGCGAATGGTAAACCCATTGATCTGAAACTGGATTATGTGCCGGGAAGAATCGAAATTCAGGTAAAAGACTGGGGAATTGGTATACCGGCCGACGATCTGGACAATGTATTTATTCCAATGATGCGAGCCGGAAACGTGGGGAGCGCTCGCGGGTTTGGCCTGGGACTAACGCTGGCCAAACGGATTATTGAACATCATCGGGGTGAGTTGACCATTCAGTCGACAATGGGGAAAGGAACAACCGTAACAATACAATTGCCCATTCACGACGATTGATAGTGGTCGATAGTCATTCGGCGTCATTAGTCATTGTCTACAGAGGCACAGAGTCCACGGAGTTTTAGTCAGTTGCAGGTATTCTCTGTGGACTCTGGGCCTCTGTGGACAATAAAACCCCGGTTAAGCCCAGTAGCTTACATCTCTATTAACGAATAAGGCCGAAGGTAAATAACATCCAACATTCAATTAACCGACGAAACTGCACAGCGATATTATATGATCTTTGCTACCATCGGTTACCCACGAATCGAGCTGAGCGGGGTCTTTCATTTGCTGCCCCCGGAATCGAGGTACGTCAATATACCCACATTGCACGTCGGCCAGGGCCGACATATCGCTCCATAGCTTTTCAATCTGCGCAACCGGGTAAATGTCTTCCTGGCCGTGACCCCAACGATATTTAACATCCTTGATGGTTACGTAAGTAGGAATCCGATGCGCAACGCTTCGTACGGCTTTGGCCAATTGCGCTTCATCTCCTTTTTGCAGATCGTTGCGGGTGAGGCCAAAAAGCTGGAGCAGCGAATCGACCTGAATCCAGGTGGTATTGGTGTTGTAATAGCTCAGGTTCAACTCATCTTCTTCGCGGGGTTGCGCTAAGCCTTCCAGCAGGCGGATATGGCCGTTGACACGCGCCAGCCCACCCCCACGGTCCTCAATCCGACGGGGCACAACCTCAAAGGTAAGCATGTTACCCGATGTCAGATGATAGCCCAGAGCAGCCGGATCAACGTCGGCACCGAGCGTATCGATGTTGTGCAGCATGAGTGTTTCAACCTCAGGGTGCTTGGCCAGCAGTTTTGCCAGTGTGCCGTTGCGCAGCATGTTCGATACTTCGTACCAGTGTCCAAGTGGAGAAAACCGTTGGGCCGCAATGTTATCGACGTAATCGGTGCCTTCGCCTTTCGATTTGGCCCAGCCAATCATCGACTGACGAACTGCATCCCGAACTTTCTGCTTATTTTCATCGAGAGTTTCCTGCGGCATTTCTTCCCACATGAACCGCAAATCGCGCTCCATCGGCACAAAACGTTGCCCAATAGACCGCCCCGGCGACAGATAGGTTGAGCCCTGATAACCGAAATTCCCTGTCTGCTCCAGTTTTTTCTGAATAGGTCCGTGCGTCAGGTAACTCGTTGCCACCAGGTGCGGAATCAGCACGTTATACGTCTGAGACAGTTTCCGGGTTTTGGCCATGTGAATCTCCAGAAAACTCCGATGAACACCGTCTATCTCCACGAAAGGGTTGATGGTTTTAATAACCCCGGCCCCTTTGGTCCAGCGGCTACCCACTCCGGCTCCCAGACTCAGTACGCCAACTTTGCCCGCCCGGATGGCTTCTTCACCAACCTGCGCATAAGACGATAGGGCCTCTAGCTGAGCAATGTCTTCTGGCTTTACATCTTCGATGGTTGTTTCGGCCAGCAGGCGGTTACGTGCCAGACCAATTCGGCCTTTTTGCAATTCTTCCCGAATTTCTTCGTGCTGAATATAGTCGAATCCGTTTTCCTTCTTGATCCGGTCCGCTTTTTCGTTCTCAACGCTTCGGTTGCTCTGCGACGTTGGGTCCGACACTTTAAACAGATTGCTGACAATGGTGCGCAGGAGCGGATACGCCAGATTGTTCTGTTCGCAGTAGGTTGTGAAATAGTCGATTTCGGCCCGGCGGATGTATGGAATTGACCCCGGCTCTTTCCGTACCAGCTCCGATACATGAATGCCATAATATTGCTCGGGCATCAGGGCTTCATTTCCTTTGTGCAGACTAGCCCAGGTACCTTTTGGGTTGATGCTCCAGTTGTATACGACCGGCTCCATGGCAAAGGGCAGCGAGTCGGACAGTTCATTCTTGGTTTTTCGCAGAATGTCCAGCACCTGCATTTTGTAATCTTCGTATTGAGCCGGATTCACAAACATGCCCATACCGCCACCCGACATGCCGCCCAGCATCAGAAAGCCATAGTAGTCGTCGCCAAACTGTTTTTTGGCTTTGGCAATGATCTGCTCGGTGAAATAGGTAGAGGCCCAGGGGATGATAGTTTTGATAGGCCCTTCCCAGTTTCGGGCAGTATTGGCGCCTAATTTCTTAATATCACCTTCTTTGATAGCGGCCAGAATGTTATCAAAAATCTGGTTTGTCTGTTGCCGGGCGGCCCATTCTTTTTCGCCCCGGAGCAGGTATTTTTCGGATACCATTTCCAGAATTGGGCCCACATTGGACGCCATGCCACCGTGCATCAGCACCAGCGAGTTCATGATTTTCTCCTGAATGTCGGGGTGTACGGCCTCGCCCTGCAATACGCGGTGACGCGGTAGCAGTGTGCCCCGGCTGATGCCATATTCCGGGTCGCCTTCCTGCGCAAATGTACCCTGAATGGCTTTGATGCCTGGCCAGACACCGCCCGAGTCCTGCCAGCCACCGCCCGAACCACCAATCCATTCGCCCAGAATAGCCCGTGAAGCTACCAGCCGTCGTTCGCTCTCTTCAAGGCCACCTTCCAGATTGCGCGTTTGGCCCGTAGCCCGCATCAGCAGGCTGATGATCGAGCCCAGCAGGTTGGTCGACACGGCAAAGCGGGAACCTTTCGGAATATCATTTACTTTCGTAACGAGTTCGATACCCATACCTGGTGCAACCACACGACTCAGAATATCGGCCAGCGACTGGTTTGTTCCCTCAAACGATGGCGGAATCAGTCCCGATGCAATAACCCCGGCTTTAATCAGGCTCAGGTAATCGTTTCCGAAATTGAACAGATCGGCCAGATCATGAACGTCTTTTGTGGTATTTAAATCAACGCTGGTCAGCCGAAGAACCGGCTCCGAAATAACCCGCACATAACAATGCAGGGGTGGGCGGATATCTTTGTCGCGCCCAAAAACTCCCAGATCTATCGAGATATTGATTACGCGGGCCCCTTCGGGATAATCCATGCCGAGAAAGAAAATATCCGACCAGCCGCTGTGGGTCAGATCCATACGCACAGATGTCTGCTCGTGAAGAATCGGGTAAAAGAGCGAACTATCGGCGCGTTGGAGGAGTTTTGGGTGAATCCGAATCGGGTGTTCGTCCTGATGGCCAACGCGAAACATCCACTGATTGCCTTTACTCGACCGAACGCTTTTGCGAACCTGGTCGGCCAGAATCTGAAACGACAGATGATGGTAACTGTCGGCCAGAGCGCTAAACAGCATAGCATTCGGTCCCTGTTTGTCGAGTTCGTGCAGGAATGTAGCAATGGCCTGTTCAAATCGGCGGGATAGCAAATCTTCGAAACCGGTATAGGGAATTTTGCCAATTGCCGGTGTTTCTCTGGCATCCATCAGAAAAAACCGAAAACCGGCATATAAGAAAAGAATGGCTCGTACTTTATCGTATAAATTAGTGGTAGACTTTCTGAATTCGTCCA harbors:
- the modB gene encoding molybdate ABC transporter permease subunit, with protein sequence MPIDWEPIWLTLRLASITTGILLLLGIPLAGWLALSQFQLKPVVETLISLPLVLPPSVVGFYLLLAFSPTSWLGAWLLHTINVQLVFSFEGLVIASLLYSLPFMVHPIQAGLENLPASWREVAYTLGQSPTRTLWRVLLPNCKPALLTGIVLSFAHTIGEFGLVLMIGGNLPGQTRVASIAIYDEVELLHFESAHTYAALLLGISFLVLLLVYGINKRVTV
- the modA gene encoding molybdate ABC transporter substrate-binding protein, which codes for MKKLVLFFLLWPVGLRAQTIRVAVAANAQFVMEKLRMEFQKKTGITVESIVSSSGKLTTQIQQGAPYDVFLSADMNYPETLFRQKLTQQAPLVYAYGTLVLWTMGNLPLSADLKMLQNPAVRHIAIANPAKAPYGEAAESVLKQARLPQSIRTKIVYGESIAQVNQYILSRSAEVGFTAKSVVLDSSLKERGHWLELPSKSYSPIAQGVVVLKRTSESKAAQEFVQFLRGPNARRILQQFGYRVP
- a CDS encoding response regulator transcription factor, with product MTVLLVEDDANLTDFIQKGLQAEGMQVTVVYDGFIGKLTIDERAFDVVVLDVNLPSINGYELCEHIKKTRPGVPVLLLTALGSLSHKVVGFGAGADDYLAKPFEFQELVLRLKALARRPISVDVRSTKLKMADLELDVDARLVTRAGKLIALTAREYALLEYLMRNAGRIVNRIDILQQVWELNFDTNTNIVDVYINYLRRKIDKDFEPKLLHTVIGMGYQLRYES
- a CDS encoding HAMP domain-containing sensor histidine kinase → MTIRQRITIAFTVVVVTLFALFSLFIYTTYSSYRYTLFMSRLERRAEATKTFLTDRPTFRGTIIITLTEQYEALFDQDDTIIYSSAEENDYVPTPKFLEKVRQEHLIKFRYRTPSWTSQKEGVALAFVQDSKTYVAIVTAYDLHGHQAGRSLVLSLVVGNVLALLVIALSGLWLSDRAMRPFDRLITQIDQAPIDDFAFRLRMGKRPNEANRIAGSFNSLLGRLQELAKSQHQFVNYASHELRTPLAVVKGHLETAMAYENMLPGVRISVGIALTRLNTAIDLANALLKLAEIEGIDSGALWEEVNVADLVMDTVQMLEQAYPGQVIHVQFSDAFIANSTEGQVRGIPNLLQTAVGNVADNACKYANGKPIDLKLDYVPGRIEIQVKDWGIGIPADDLDNVFIPMMRAGNVGSARGFGLGLTLAKRIIEHHRGELTIQSTMGKGTTVTIQLPIHDD
- a CDS encoding UTP--glucose-1-phosphate uridylyltransferase translates to MNVFVETITSADPAVRNRSFFELSRKLSATNLLKSLRELDEFRKSTTNLYDKVRAILFLYAGFRFFLMDARETPAIGKIPYTGFEDLLSRRFEQAIATFLHELDKQGPNAMLFSALADSYHHLSFQILADQVRKSVRSSKGNQWMFRVGHQDEHPIRIHPKLLQRADSSLFYPILHEQTSVRMDLTHSGWSDIFFLGMDYPEGARVINISIDLGVFGRDKDIRPPLHCYVRVISEPVLRLTSVDLNTTKDVHDLADLFNFGNDYLSLIKAGVIASGLIPPSFEGTNQSLADILSRVVAPGMGIELVTKVNDIPKGSRFAVSTNLLGSIISLLMRATGQTRNLEGGLEESERRLVASRAILGEWIGGSGGGWQDSGGVWPGIKAIQGTFAQEGDPEYGISRGTLLPRHRVLQGEAVHPDIQEKIMNSLVLMHGGMASNVGPILEMVSEKYLLRGEKEWAARQQTNQIFDNILAAIKEGDIKKLGANTARNWEGPIKTIIPWASTYFTEQIIAKAKKQFGDDYYGFLMLGGMSGGGMGMFVNPAQYEDYKMQVLDILRKTKNELSDSLPFAMEPVVYNWSINPKGTWASLHKGNEALMPEQYYGIHVSELVRKEPGSIPYIRRAEIDYFTTYCEQNNLAYPLLRTIVSNLFKVSDPTSQSNRSVENEKADRIKKENGFDYIQHEEIREELQKGRIGLARNRLLAETTIEDVKPEDIAQLEALSSYAQVGEEAIRAGKVGVLSLGAGVGSRWTKGAGVIKTINPFVEIDGVHRSFLEIHMAKTRKLSQTYNVLIPHLVATSYLTHGPIQKKLEQTGNFGYQGSTYLSPGRSIGQRFVPMERDLRFMWEEMPQETLDENKQKVRDAVRQSMIGWAKSKGEGTDYVDNIAAQRFSPLGHWYEVSNMLRNGTLAKLLAKHPEVETLMLHNIDTLGADVDPAALGYHLTSGNMLTFEVVPRRIEDRGGGLARVNGHIRLLEGLAQPREEDELNLSYYNTNTTWIQVDSLLQLFGLTRNDLQKGDEAQLAKAVRSVAHRIPTYVTIKDVKYRWGHGQEDIYPVAQIEKLWSDMSALADVQCGYIDVPRFRGQQMKDPAQLDSWVTDGSKDHIISLCSFVG